In Pyxidicoccus trucidator, a genomic segment contains:
- a CDS encoding serine/threonine protein kinase, whose amino-acid sequence MESDDLNPGSLPPGTRIGPWRLLGQRGRGAYGVVYRAVHEEQQHAHVVALKLALHPGDGRFAREAELLSRVHHPAVPRLLDSGHWQPHEGVSYAWLVMEWVEGSPLYEWAQAQRPSSRQVLQLLARLARALDATHSAAGLHRDVKGDNVLVRRADGQAFLMDFGSGHHLGAATLTSHLFPPGTPSYRSPEAWRFVFGPRKPPPVPYAPGAADDLFALGVTAYRLVTEKYPPSAHPWEKADAWLWRTEELAHWTARVCNPRCIPELSALVSRMLSPRPEARGSARELAEALEQAARNAGREADVPLFTGDEPRPAGLFPLPQRVTVRRPPPMRRWPWLAAAGLAGALALSAGGLRSVSPPEEPTTSHRAEQEETKDAGTVAVGDSVLTAPEAPERAPSVWASIAVDLPPKPVPGQRRPDGHGRCRGKVQVAINGGCWRKLPVDVKDCDDWDGFEYEGACYLPAMTSPRPATSGPAARDDSP is encoded by the coding sequence ATGGAGTCTGATGACCTCAATCCGGGAAGCCTGCCCCCCGGGACGCGAATCGGCCCGTGGCGGCTGCTGGGGCAGCGCGGCCGGGGCGCCTACGGTGTCGTCTACCGCGCCGTGCACGAAGAGCAGCAGCACGCGCACGTCGTGGCCCTCAAGCTGGCCCTGCACCCGGGGGATGGGCGCTTCGCACGGGAGGCCGAGCTGCTCTCCCGCGTCCACCACCCCGCCGTCCCACGCCTGCTGGACAGTGGCCACTGGCAGCCCCACGAGGGCGTCTCCTACGCCTGGCTCGTCATGGAGTGGGTGGAGGGCTCGCCGCTCTATGAGTGGGCCCAGGCACAGCGCCCGTCTTCACGACAGGTGCTTCAGCTTCTGGCCCGGCTGGCCCGCGCCCTGGACGCCACCCATTCGGCAGCAGGCCTCCACCGCGATGTGAAGGGTGACAACGTCCTCGTCCGGCGCGCAGACGGCCAGGCCTTCCTCATGGACTTCGGCTCCGGACACCACCTGGGCGCTGCCACCCTCACCTCTCACCTCTTTCCTCCCGGCACCCCGTCCTACCGCTCGCCCGAGGCGTGGCGCTTCGTCTTCGGCCCCCGAAAGCCCCCGCCCGTCCCCTATGCCCCGGGGGCCGCGGATGACCTCTTCGCCCTGGGTGTCACCGCCTATCGCCTCGTCACCGAGAAGTACCCTCCGTCCGCCCACCCCTGGGAGAAGGCGGATGCCTGGCTCTGGCGCACCGAGGAGCTGGCGCACTGGACGGCGCGAGTCTGCAACCCCCGCTGCATTCCAGAACTCAGCGCCCTGGTGTCCCGGATGCTCTCGCCCCGCCCCGAGGCGCGAGGCAGCGCGCGGGAGTTGGCCGAAGCGCTGGAGCAGGCTGCGCGCAACGCGGGACGCGAGGCGGATGTGCCGCTCTTCACGGGAGATGAGCCTCGGCCCGCGGGCCTCTTTCCCCTCCCCCAGCGCGTCACGGTGCGGCGCCCTCCTCCCATGCGGAGATGGCCCTGGCTCGCCGCCGCCGGCCTCGCAGGCGCACTGGCGCTGAGCGCCGGGGGGCTGCGGAGCGTGAGCCCTCCCGAGGAGCCCACGACGTCCCACCGCGCGGAGCAGGAAGAGACGAAGGATGCCGGCACCGTGGCCGTCGGGGACTCCGTACTGACAGCGCCGGAGGCGCCCGAGCGCGCCCCCTCCGTGTGGGCCTCCATCGCGGTAGACCTGCCACCAAAACCCGTCCCAGGGCAGCGGCGCCCGGACGGCCACGGACGCTGTCGCGGCAAGGTGCAGGTCGCCATCAACGGCGGTTGCTGGAGGAAGCTGCCCGTGGACGTGAAGGACTGTGATGATTGGGACGGCTTTGAATACGAAGGCGCGTGCTACCTCCCCGCCATGACTTCGCCACGCCCTGCCACCTCGGGCCCCGCGGCTCGAGACGACAGCCCATGA
- a CDS encoding DoxX family protein: MGFLRPHAERIYALLRIMTGFMFLHHGLQKLFGLFGGTPPGAPPFIIYGAGAIEFVGGALVLLGLFAGPAAFICSGTMAVAFFIGHVAPAGGNILPIVNKGELAALYCFVFLYIAAHGSGIWSVDAARGASKRS, from the coding sequence ATGGGATTCCTGCGGCCCCACGCCGAACGCATCTACGCGCTCCTCCGCATCATGACTGGATTCATGTTCCTGCATCACGGGCTGCAGAAGCTCTTCGGCCTGTTCGGCGGCACGCCCCCCGGGGCGCCGCCGTTCATCATCTACGGCGCGGGCGCCATCGAGTTCGTGGGCGGCGCGCTCGTCCTCCTCGGGCTGTTCGCGGGCCCCGCGGCCTTCATCTGCAGCGGCACCATGGCGGTGGCCTTCTTCATCGGGCACGTGGCTCCCGCCGGGGGCAACATCCTCCCCATCGTGAACAAGGGCGAGCTCGCGGCGCTCTACTGCTTCGTGTTCCTCTACATCGCGGCGCATGGCTCCGGCATCTGGAGTGTCGACGCCGCGCGCGGAGCCTCGAAGCGCTCATGA
- a CDS encoding VOC family protein gives MEADTVKLGETQAFSGFSVKDIQAARRFYAETLGLKVSEEDGLLVLHLAGGRDVMAYPKEDHVPATFTILNFPVRDVEKVVDELTARGVRFERYPQFAADTDAKGIFRGEGPVIAWFKDPAGNVLSIIQES, from the coding sequence ATGGAAGCAGACACTGTGAAGCTGGGGGAGACCCAGGCGTTCAGCGGGTTCTCGGTCAAGGACATCCAGGCCGCGCGGAGGTTCTACGCGGAGACGCTGGGCCTGAAGGTGTCGGAGGAGGACGGCCTGCTGGTGCTGCACCTCGCCGGAGGCCGTGACGTCATGGCCTATCCCAAGGAGGACCACGTCCCCGCGACGTTCACCATCCTCAACTTCCCGGTGCGGGACGTGGAGAAGGTCGTCGACGAGCTGACCGCGCGTGGAGTGCGCTTCGAGCGCTACCCGCAGTTCGCCGCGGACACCGACGCGAAGGGCATCTTCCGGGGAGAAGGGCCGGTGATTGCCTGGTTCAAGGACCCGGCAGGCAACGTGCTGTCCATCATCCAGGAGAGCTGA
- the hflX gene encoding GTPase HflX yields the protein MPQRNPRFRGPSQHGPSALLVAVQLPHAEDAEVSASLSELERLVLGLGLRVAGTTLQKRPNATSPSLLGEGKLRELAALTGGPGASTPGPRAHARPQEASPEASGPDGAGATRVDVVVIDSDVTPGQLRNLELALGCEVLDRTAVILRVFEQRARTQEARLEVELARLAYEAPRIRDDASLGDREGGGGRGGRGHTNVELARQRSRERMADLRRELDAARATHATHRLRRKDVPLVALVGYTNAGKSSLMRALTGSEVLVEDALFATLGTTVRALQPETTPRILVSDTVGFIRNLPHALIASFQSTLDEARDASLLLYVVDAADPELLTQLDVTRRAIDALGAAATPSLVLLNKIDRVSPEGRALLARQFPEALQTCAHDAEDLRRLRESLVAFFEAAMATETLEVPYARGALLGEVRASARIVSEEYSERGVTLVVRAPASVLARLKRLHGR from the coding sequence ATGCCTCAGCGCAACCCTCGTTTCCGCGGTCCCTCGCAGCACGGCCCCAGCGCCCTCCTCGTCGCAGTCCAGCTCCCCCACGCCGAGGACGCCGAAGTCTCGGCCTCCCTCTCCGAGTTGGAGAGGCTCGTCCTCGGGCTCGGCCTCCGCGTGGCCGGCACCACCCTCCAGAAGCGGCCCAACGCCACGTCGCCCTCGCTGCTCGGAGAGGGCAAGCTGCGAGAGCTCGCGGCCCTCACCGGGGGCCCTGGCGCGAGCACTCCAGGACCTCGCGCGCACGCACGGCCTCAGGAGGCGAGTCCGGAGGCGTCCGGCCCGGACGGGGCGGGGGCGACGCGAGTGGACGTGGTCGTCATCGACTCGGACGTCACTCCGGGGCAGCTCCGGAACCTGGAACTGGCGCTCGGCTGCGAGGTGCTGGACCGCACGGCGGTCATCCTGCGGGTGTTCGAGCAGCGCGCCCGGACGCAAGAGGCACGCCTGGAGGTCGAGCTCGCGCGGCTCGCCTATGAGGCACCCCGCATCCGCGACGACGCCTCGCTCGGAGACCGCGAGGGAGGTGGCGGGCGCGGAGGCCGGGGACATACGAATGTCGAGCTCGCCCGGCAGCGCTCCCGCGAGCGGATGGCCGACCTGCGCCGGGAGCTGGACGCGGCACGGGCCACCCACGCCACCCACCGGCTGCGCAGGAAGGACGTGCCCCTGGTGGCCCTGGTGGGCTACACGAACGCCGGGAAGTCCTCCCTGATGCGGGCCCTGACGGGCAGCGAGGTCCTGGTGGAGGACGCGCTGTTCGCGACGCTCGGCACCACGGTCCGCGCGCTCCAGCCGGAGACGACGCCGCGCATCCTCGTCTCCGACACGGTGGGCTTCATCCGGAACCTGCCGCATGCGCTCATCGCGTCGTTCCAGTCCACGCTCGACGAGGCTCGCGACGCCTCGCTCCTGCTGTACGTCGTCGATGCCGCGGACCCGGAGCTGCTCACGCAGCTCGACGTCACCCGCCGCGCCATCGACGCGCTGGGAGCGGCGGCGACGCCCTCGCTCGTCCTGCTCAACAAGATTGACCGCGTGAGCCCCGAGGGACGAGCGCTGCTGGCCCGGCAGTTCCCGGAGGCCTTGCAGACCTGCGCCCACGACGCGGAGGACCTGCGGCGGCTCCGGGAGAGCCTCGTCGCCTTCTTCGAGGCGGCCATGGCCACCGAGACACTCGAGGTGCCCTACGCGCGCGGCGCGTTGCTCGGAGAGGTCCGGGCCAGCGCCCGCATCGTTTCGGAGGAGTACTCCGAGCGCGGGGTGACCCTGGTCGTGCGAGCGCCGGCTTCCGTGCTCGCGCGGCTGAAGCGGCTCCACGGACGCTGA